A stretch of the Massilia varians genome encodes the following:
- the yidD gene encoding membrane protein insertion efficiency factor YidD, whose product MKTLLVWFLRGYQLLLSPLLGQKCRFYPTCSNYAIEALRVHGAARGSLLAARRVCRCHPWNPGGVDFVPPAREASDQQPPPAARGCNHS is encoded by the coding sequence ATGAAGACGCTGCTGGTCTGGTTCCTTCGCGGCTACCAGCTGCTGCTGTCCCCGCTGCTCGGGCAGAAGTGCCGTTTTTACCCGACCTGCTCCAATTACGCGATCGAAGCACTGCGCGTGCACGGCGCCGCCCGCGGCTCGCTGCTGGCCGCGCGCCGCGTGTGCCGCTGCCATCCGTGGAATCCGGGCGGCGTCGATTTCGTCCCGCCGGCGCGCGAGGCCAGCGACCAGCAACCTCCACCAGCCGCTCGCGGTTGTAACCACTCCTGA